A genomic window from Algoriphagus sp. Y33 includes:
- a CDS encoding non-canonical purine NTP diphosphatase — protein sequence MKICFATNNPKKIEEVNAALAGNFELVSLTDIGCTDELPETGDTLEHNAFQKARYVKEHFGVDCFADDTGLEVDALEGEPGVYSGRYAGEPRSDERNIDLLLKNLENASIRTARFKTVIALLLNGEEYKFEGVAEGEILNKRTGNGGFGYDPIFLPNGYQKSFAELSLVEKNAISHRGKAVSELIAFLNHI from the coding sequence ATGAAAATCTGCTTTGCTACCAACAACCCGAAGAAAATCGAAGAAGTAAATGCTGCTCTTGCCGGGAATTTTGAGCTTGTTTCACTTACAGACATCGGTTGCACAGATGAGCTCCCGGAAACCGGTGATACATTGGAACATAATGCCTTTCAAAAAGCTAGGTATGTGAAAGAACATTTTGGAGTGGATTGCTTTGCTGATGATACGGGGCTGGAAGTAGATGCACTGGAAGGGGAGCCGGGAGTATATTCCGGCAGATATGCCGGCGAGCCTCGCAGTGATGAGCGGAATATTGATTTGCTTCTCAAAAATCTTGAGAATGCCTCTATCCGGACAGCCCGATTTAAGACCGTTATCGCATTGTTGCTAAATGGTGAGGAATACAAATTCGAGGGAGTGGCAGAAGGTGAAATACTGAATAAGCGTACAGGCAACGGAGGTTTTGGCTATGATCCCATTTTTCTTCCTAATGGCTATCAAAAGTCTTTTGCGGAGCTAAGTCTCGTTGAAAAGAATGCAATTTCTCATAGGGGAAAGGCAGTCAGCGAGCTTATTGCCTTTTTGAACCATATATAA
- a CDS encoding histidine kinase — MILIFTVFYENFAINTKVNFEFNKSVNAFLGNIEFPRYNQWLYNVANKQVLTILYLFLIKSWIEPSKKKYINWMLIAFVVSSQIIQFSGIEPIYWFQPIIFTIGANMILVGSGLYFVGLISNEAYLNSNPMRLTSFWQMTFILFTYSLTYINDVAMPFMVTYNYELGKSMSQINSIMSVFNLAILVLTIASPKLPNLFEREPSYGFS; from the coding sequence TTGATCTTGATATTTACGGTGTTTTATGAAAATTTTGCTATCAATACCAAAGTTAATTTTGAGTTTAATAAGTCGGTAAATGCATTCTTAGGGAATATAGAGTTTCCCAGATACAATCAATGGCTATATAATGTCGCTAATAAACAAGTATTGACAATTCTCTACCTGTTTTTAATAAAGTCTTGGATTGAACCCTCAAAAAAGAAATACATCAACTGGATGCTGATTGCGTTTGTGGTAAGCAGTCAGATTATACAGTTTTCAGGAATAGAGCCTATTTACTGGTTTCAGCCGATCATATTCACCATAGGTGCTAATATGATTCTGGTAGGGAGTGGGCTCTACTTCGTCGGATTGATTTCGAATGAGGCGTATCTCAATTCAAATCCTATGAGATTGACCTCCTTTTGGCAGATGACGTTTATACTCTTTACCTACTCTTTGACTTACATCAATGATGTTGCCATGCCATTTATGGTGACTTACAATTATGAACTTGGTAAGTCGATGTCCCAGATCAATAGTATAATGAGTGTTTTCAATTTGGCAATATTAGTATTGACCATTGCCTCTCCAAAGCTTCCTAACCTATTTGAACGAGAGCCATCCTATGGATTCAGTTGA
- a CDS encoding outer membrane insertion C- signal: MKKLVLLSLTLFAFISFAKAQISAGVNLQSSETFVTVGTDPYKQFFGEGRIGTGGDIGIELMGAYNIVQKDDVNFYAGLGLGLDNDRHNNHHDDDDIYVAIPIGLLITPFNSKNLGLVLEAAPILATDHGDYFRAGFGFKYTFR; encoded by the coding sequence ATGAAAAAACTAGTACTTCTATCCCTTACGCTTTTTGCATTTATATCCTTTGCAAAAGCTCAAATCAGTGCAGGCGTGAATCTGCAAAGCTCTGAGACTTTCGTGACTGTAGGCACGGATCCGTATAAGCAATTCTTCGGTGAAGGCCGTATCGGCACAGGAGGTGATATCGGTATCGAACTGATGGGGGCATATAATATTGTTCAGAAAGACGATGTGAATTTCTACGCAGGGTTAGGTTTGGGACTTGACAATGATCGTCACAACAACCATCATGACGACGACGACATTTATGTGGCTATTCCGATCGGTCTTTTGATCACACCGTTTAACAGTAAAAATCTGGGGCTGGTCCTCGAAGCAGCGCCTATACTTGCCACGGATCATGGAGACTATTTCCGGGCGGGATTTGGGTTCAAATACACGTTTAGATAA
- a CDS encoding response regulator transcription factor, protein MIRIALADDHKLFAKGIEGLLEEEYDLIVVGVFPNGRELCDYIAENQVDVVLTDLNMPIMDGFGVLDHCKKKHPQVKVVVLSMYDEEKIYKKCIGQKADAFILKDADPDELIFTIREVFEGRHVLNFDRVKKQAMQGAYFDAFRMKYKLSRRETEIIQLIRDGIQNKNIAEMLNLSKQTVETHRKNIHHKLQVSSRIELVNKAHEMNL, encoded by the coding sequence ATGATCAGGATTGCCCTGGCTGATGACCACAAATTATTTGCAAAAGGAATAGAAGGCCTCCTAGAGGAAGAATATGACTTGATCGTCGTCGGTGTCTTCCCAAACGGCAGAGAACTGTGTGATTATATAGCCGAAAACCAAGTAGATGTGGTTCTTACGGATCTTAATATGCCGATAATGGACGGCTTTGGGGTTTTGGACCATTGCAAAAAGAAGCATCCCCAAGTGAAGGTAGTCGTACTTTCTATGTATGATGAAGAGAAGATTTACAAAAAGTGCATCGGGCAGAAAGCAGACGCTTTTATCCTGAAAGATGCAGATCCGGATGAATTGATTTTTACCATTCGTGAAGTTTTCGAAGGGCGCCATGTGCTGAATTTTGACCGGGTAAAAAAACAAGCTATGCAAGGAGCTTATTTCGATGCTTTCAGAATGAAGTATAAGCTCTCACGCAGGGAGACCGAGATCATCCAATTGATCAGAGATGGGATTCAAAATAAAAATATTGCAGAGATGCTAAATCTAAGCAAGCAAACCGTGGAAACGCATCGCAAGAATATCCATCACAAGCTTCAAGTCAGCTCGAGAATTGAGCTGGTGAATAAGGCACACGAAATGAACCTTTAA
- a CDS encoding sensor histidine kinase — protein sequence MDSVENQVYVIIYSTLFLGGIMSTFVISMVFIHRQRQAQNRQKVDQIKSEHEKTLLNIENEIQQDTLTQIGRELHDNIGQLLSLAKLNFGSLKPEKHAEGKEILNQVIQEVRGLSKTLNLDWVESISLSEFIEQQLERINNTGFCETVLEADVELVDLPKDQKLVLIRVIQESLNNAIKHASPDKIGIKIYRDGLNRRIRIQDDGSGFDTSLQTNGSGMHNLKKRMDTIGGEFKLTSAVGEGTEIILTLPN from the coding sequence ATGGATTCAGTTGAAAACCAAGTATATGTAATTATCTACTCCACCTTGTTTTTGGGAGGGATCATGTCCACCTTTGTCATCTCCATGGTATTTATCCACAGACAGCGGCAAGCTCAAAACCGTCAGAAAGTGGATCAGATCAAATCGGAGCATGAGAAGACCTTGCTGAATATAGAAAATGAAATACAGCAAGACACGCTTACGCAGATTGGAAGAGAATTGCACGATAATATCGGCCAGCTGCTTTCATTGGCCAAGCTTAATTTTGGCTCCCTCAAGCCAGAGAAGCATGCCGAGGGAAAAGAGATTTTGAATCAGGTGATTCAGGAAGTTCGTGGCCTGTCCAAGACGCTGAATCTCGACTGGGTGGAGTCTATTAGCCTCAGTGAATTCATCGAACAGCAGCTAGAACGAATAAATAATACAGGTTTTTGTGAGACAGTACTGGAAGCAGACGTTGAACTTGTTGATTTGCCAAAGGACCAAAAACTGGTGCTGATTCGTGTGATTCAGGAGTCTCTTAACAACGCCATTAAGCATGCTTCACCGGATAAAATTGGAATAAAAATTTATCGGGATGGGCTGAATAGGCGAATCCGGATACAGGATGACGGGAGTGGATTTGATACCTCCCTACAGACCAATGGCAGTGGAATGCACAACCTCAAGAAGAGAATGGATACTATTGGGGGCGAATTTAAGCTGACTTCTGCTGTAGGAGAAGGAACAGAAATCATATTAACCTTGCCTAATTAG
- a CDS encoding uridine kinase: MKKPFIVGITGGSASGKTLFLERLLSSFEDGEVCLISQDNYYKPREMQPIDDHGVHNFDRPESIDFEEYASDIRKIQAGETVQREEYTFNNSAKTPKMLTFTSAPVVVVEGIFVLYYPELASLLDLKVFIDAKDHIKLKRRIIRDKVERGYDLDDVLYRYEQHVMPTYEKYIKPFMNDADLIVPNNHNFDKALEVIRTYLRVKTT, from the coding sequence ATGAAAAAACCATTCATCGTAGGCATTACAGGCGGCTCTGCCTCTGGAAAAACACTTTTTTTAGAGCGATTGCTTAGTTCTTTTGAAGACGGTGAGGTATGTCTGATTTCGCAGGACAACTACTACAAACCAAGGGAAATGCAGCCCATTGATGATCATGGGGTACATAATTTTGACAGGCCTGAGAGTATAGATTTTGAAGAGTATGCCTCTGATATTCGCAAAATCCAGGCAGGCGAGACTGTTCAGCGTGAGGAATACACCTTCAATAACTCTGCAAAAACACCAAAGATGCTGACTTTTACTTCTGCACCAGTGGTGGTGGTGGAAGGGATTTTTGTATTGTATTATCCGGAGTTGGCAAGTCTACTCGATTTAAAGGTTTTTATAGATGCCAAAGATCATATTAAGCTAAAGCGAAGAATCATCAGGGACAAAGTAGAGCGGGGATATGATTTGGATGATGTGCTTTATCGCTATGAGCAGCATGTGATGCCGACATATGAGAAATACATCAAGCCATTTATGAATGATGCGGATTTGATCGTGCCTAACAATCACAATTTCGATAAGGCCCTAGAGGTTATCCGGACTTACTTACGTGTCAAGACTACTTGA
- the secDF gene encoding protein translocase subunit SecDF, whose protein sequence is MQNKGVIVFLTVIVTALCLYYLSFTFVSNNIQQKAQTYATDESGNVDFSKRQSYLDSIWRAPVYNFLGADYTFQEVKETELGLGLDLQGGMHVTLAVSPVEIVKGLAGNPKDAAFNKSVEEAREEAKTSATKYVDLFYTAYQKNSPGQKLSSIFATAANRGRISLESSDAEILEIIDNEIENAIERSFNILRTRIDRFGTSQPNIQRIQGSGRIQIELPGVDNQERVRNLLQGVAKLQFWEVAETNEIGAALEAVNGAWVAANKSTQPAADTVATEDAENLTEEDSLKNALEKQLAEIDPSGSGENNVSPLFSLLKPNYGLAYELRDTMAINRILKNEDYKSLLPRDIKLLWGVKPFKAEDGSETLELYAIKAERGTDEAPLEGDVVTDARQALDQRSRPAVSMQMNAEGARKWRKLTSENIGRRIAVVLDNYVYTAPVVNGEIPSGQSEISGNFTVQEAQDLANILKSGSLPAPTQIVEESIIGPTLGREALNQGLISMVAGLSIVILFMMAYYAKGGLIAIAALVFNIFFILGILAQLGTALTLPGIAGIVLTIGMSIDANVLIFERIKEELRNGVGLLAAIDAGYSKAFSAILDSNVTTFLTGAILFALGQGPVKGFAIVLMIGIASSFFSSVFITRVIVTWMSKKGDKSSISFATPFAKNALSSLNFDFLGKRKVAYLISSAIIVIGLGIAAVNGLKFGVDFTGGRSYVVAFDEPMAASDLKSGLDREFDGSVEVKTYGSNNVLKVTTSYLVNEDDAESNLEVESKVKEGIAAVTGLAFTEDATSLASGQFAITGSSKVGATVADDIKASSAEAMIVALIAIFLYILLRFRKWQFSLASIIALIHDTLFVIAAFAIASALGATFEIDQVFIAAVLTVIGYSINDTVIVFDRIRENIENRGTNKLVKVFNDAINQTLGRTLITSFTTLIVVIVLLIFGGEVLRGFSFALFIGILVGTYSSIYIATPIVVDLMKRELDQENAAKEAKKLA, encoded by the coding sequence ATGCAAAACAAAGGTGTCATTGTGTTTTTGACAGTGATCGTTACGGCACTCTGCCTCTACTATCTGTCATTCACATTTGTATCGAATAATATCCAGCAGAAAGCACAGACTTATGCAACCGACGAGTCCGGCAACGTGGATTTCTCTAAAAGACAAAGCTATCTTGATTCTATTTGGAGAGCGCCCGTGTATAACTTTCTCGGCGCGGATTATACTTTTCAGGAAGTAAAAGAAACTGAACTGGGACTGGGGCTTGATCTTCAGGGAGGTATGCATGTTACCTTGGCAGTTTCCCCAGTGGAAATCGTGAAAGGACTTGCCGGTAATCCAAAAGATGCTGCTTTCAATAAGTCAGTGGAGGAAGCTCGCGAAGAAGCGAAGACTTCTGCTACCAAATACGTTGATTTATTCTATACTGCTTATCAGAAAAACAGCCCTGGTCAAAAGCTAAGTTCGATCTTCGCCACTGCTGCAAACAGAGGACGTATCTCCCTGGAGTCTTCCGATGCTGAAATCCTTGAAATCATCGACAATGAAATTGAAAATGCAATCGAGCGTTCATTCAATATACTTAGAACACGTATCGATAGATTTGGTACTTCGCAGCCTAATATCCAAAGAATTCAAGGTTCCGGTCGTATCCAAATCGAATTGCCTGGTGTCGACAACCAGGAAAGAGTAAGAAACCTTCTTCAGGGTGTAGCAAAGCTACAGTTCTGGGAAGTGGCGGAGACAAATGAAATCGGAGCTGCTTTAGAGGCAGTGAACGGTGCGTGGGTTGCAGCCAACAAATCAACACAGCCTGCTGCTGATACAGTAGCTACTGAAGATGCTGAGAATCTTACCGAAGAAGATTCATTGAAAAATGCACTGGAAAAGCAATTGGCTGAAATTGATCCTTCAGGATCAGGTGAAAACAATGTTTCTCCTTTGTTTAGTTTGCTTAAACCAAATTATGGTTTGGCATACGAGCTTCGCGATACTATGGCGATCAATCGTATTTTGAAGAATGAGGATTACAAGTCCTTATTGCCAAGAGATATCAAATTGCTGTGGGGAGTGAAACCGTTCAAAGCCGAAGATGGCTCTGAGACGTTGGAACTTTATGCGATTAAAGCAGAGCGGGGCACAGACGAAGCTCCGTTGGAAGGTGATGTTGTAACGGATGCACGCCAGGCATTGGATCAGAGATCAAGACCTGCTGTATCCATGCAAATGAATGCCGAAGGTGCTAGAAAGTGGAGAAAATTGACTTCTGAAAATATCGGCAGAAGAATAGCAGTAGTATTGGATAATTATGTGTATACAGCACCCGTAGTGAACGGAGAGATTCCTTCAGGACAGTCTGAAATTTCCGGTAACTTCACGGTACAAGAGGCTCAGGATTTGGCCAATATCCTGAAATCAGGTTCTCTTCCAGCTCCTACGCAGATTGTAGAAGAAAGCATCATTGGGCCGACATTGGGTAGAGAAGCCTTGAATCAAGGGTTGATCTCTATGGTAGCAGGTCTTTCCATTGTTATCCTTTTTATGATGGCTTACTATGCAAAAGGCGGCTTAATCGCTATTGCGGCACTGGTTTTCAACATCTTCTTTATTCTTGGAATCCTGGCGCAACTTGGCACCGCATTGACATTACCGGGTATAGCAGGTATCGTATTGACGATAGGGATGTCAATTGATGCGAATGTCCTGATTTTTGAGAGGATTAAGGAAGAGCTTCGAAACGGAGTCGGTTTGCTGGCTGCAATTGATGCGGGTTACAGCAAGGCTTTCTCTGCAATTCTAGATTCAAACGTAACAACATTCCTTACAGGTGCAATCCTGTTTGCATTAGGCCAGGGTCCTGTGAAAGGCTTTGCAATTGTATTGATGATCGGTATTGCATCTTCTTTCTTCTCCTCGGTATTCATCACCCGGGTGATTGTGACTTGGATGAGCAAGAAAGGAGACAAGAGCTCTATCAGCTTTGCTACTCCATTTGCCAAAAATGCATTGAGTTCATTGAACTTTGATTTCTTGGGTAAAAGAAAAGTGGCTTACCTGATTTCTTCCGCAATTATCGTAATCGGTTTGGGTATCGCTGCTGTCAATGGATTGAAATTTGGAGTTGACTTCACAGGTGGCCGTTCTTACGTGGTAGCCTTTGACGAGCCAATGGCCGCATCAGATTTGAAATCCGGGTTGGATAGAGAGTTTGATGGATCTGTGGAAGTGAAAACTTACGGTTCTAATAATGTATTGAAGGTAACTACTTCGTATTTGGTGAATGAAGATGATGCAGAATCCAATCTTGAAGTAGAAAGCAAAGTAAAAGAAGGAATTGCGGCAGTCACCGGATTGGCATTCACTGAGGATGCGACCTCATTAGCTTCCGGGCAATTTGCGATTACGGGCTCATCCAAAGTAGGTGCTACAGTGGCAGATGATATTAAGGCATCTTCCGCTGAAGCGATGATAGTGGCATTGATTGCCATCTTCTTATATATCTTGCTGAGATTCCGTAAGTGGCAGTTTTCTCTGGCCTCTATCATCGCCTTGATTCACGATACCTTGTTTGTAATTGCTGCCTTTGCTATCGCAAGTGCATTGGGGGCTACATTTGAAATTGATCAGGTGTTTATCGCCGCGGTGCTGACGGTGATCGGTTACTCGATTAACGATACAGTGATTGTATTTGACCGTATTCGGGAAAATATAGAAAATCGTGGTACAAATAAGCTGGTAAAAGTATTCAATGATGCCATCAACCAGACATTGGGACGTACCTTGATTACTTCATTTACCACGTTGATCGTGGTGATAGTATTGCTGATATTCGGGGGCGAAGTATTGAGAGGATTCTCTTTTGCCTTGTTTATCGGTATTTTGGTAGGTACTTATTCTTCTATTTACATCGCCACTCCTATAGTAGTAGATTTGATGAAAAGAGAATTGGATCAGGAAAATGCAGCAAAAGAAGCTAAAAAACTTGCTTAA
- a CDS encoding molecular chaperone DnaK, with protein MKIDKKDFEAMKAKYDNEVKQGKPATGTKKKDKTNQTDWIFFDRETLEGLLAKADKDPKVGGIQFYFTEYTEETAKKAYPNEGAAYCGQMTLVMRAANLISKKVISIELDGDEDEYQNRGLSCPYNCEEEPGDC; from the coding sequence ATGAAAATCGACAAAAAAGACTTTGAAGCAATGAAAGCCAAGTACGACAATGAAGTCAAACAAGGCAAACCAGCAACAGGAACTAAAAAGAAAGACAAAACCAATCAAACCGACTGGATATTTTTTGATAGAGAAACGCTGGAGGGGCTATTGGCAAAAGCTGACAAAGATCCTAAAGTAGGTGGTATCCAATTTTACTTTACCGAATACACCGAAGAAACTGCTAAGAAAGCTTATCCTAATGAGGGTGCTGCCTATTGCGGGCAAATGACCTTAGTGATGCGTGCGGCTAATTTGATATCCAAAAAAGTAATTAGTATTGAACTGGATGGAGATGAGGATGAATATCAAAATAGAGGACTCTCATGTCCTTATAATTGCGAGGAAGAACCTGGCGATTGTTAA
- a CDS encoding Gfo/Idh/MocA family oxidoreductase, with product MSNPVKTAIVGFGSVAEKMHAPLIDVCPDLALVASVERRTNRCEELYPGVITFRNLDALLEADAAELIVITTPNEYHYPMAKRCLEAGKHVVVDKPVTIFSHEAEELNKLAEERGLICSVFHNRRYDGDYMTLQKLVREGDLGDLVYLESHFDRFRPDVSENWREMEVPGNGITFDLGSHLIDQVVLLFGLPDWIQADIRKQRTGAIADDYFDIILDYGPLKARVTAGALVNVPTPKFLLLGKKGAYQKFGLDVQEAAFKLGQKPEGANWGVETEENWGKVFLNEEPKSYQTLPGNYRVLYQNVADAISKGAKLDITISQAISVLKIIEASFISAQEGRRVSKEDGGW from the coding sequence ATGAGTAACCCTGTTAAAACAGCTATTGTTGGCTTTGGCTCTGTAGCTGAAAAAATGCATGCCCCACTTATAGATGTATGCCCAGACCTAGCGCTTGTAGCTTCTGTGGAGCGTCGCACCAATCGCTGTGAAGAATTGTATCCAGGGGTTATCACTTTTAGGAATTTGGATGCTTTGCTGGAGGCTGATGCGGCAGAGCTAATAGTGATCACTACGCCAAATGAATATCACTATCCGATGGCTAAGCGATGCTTGGAAGCAGGGAAACATGTGGTGGTAGATAAGCCTGTTACGATTTTCTCCCATGAGGCGGAAGAACTGAACAAGCTGGCCGAAGAGCGGGGGTTGATTTGCTCTGTTTTTCATAACCGTCGATACGATGGAGATTACATGACCTTGCAGAAATTGGTACGTGAAGGAGATTTGGGTGATCTGGTTTATCTGGAATCCCATTTTGATCGGTTCCGTCCGGATGTTTCGGAGAATTGGAGGGAAATGGAAGTTCCGGGAAATGGAATCACATTTGATCTCGGCTCGCATTTGATCGATCAGGTAGTACTGCTCTTTGGTCTGCCGGATTGGATTCAGGCAGATATCCGTAAGCAGCGAACCGGAGCCATCGCAGACGATTATTTTGATATTATTCTGGACTATGGCCCGCTCAAAGCCAGAGTGACGGCTGGCGCCTTAGTGAATGTGCCTACACCCAAGTTTTTGCTATTGGGCAAAAAGGGGGCATATCAGAAGTTCGGTCTGGATGTGCAGGAAGCGGCTTTCAAGCTCGGCCAAAAGCCGGAAGGAGCAAACTGGGGTGTGGAAACTGAGGAAAATTGGGGAAAGGTTTTCCTCAATGAGGAGCCAAAATCCTACCAAACCCTTCCCGGCAACTACCGTGTGCTTTATCAGAACGTGGCCGACGCTATCTCAAAAGGAGCAAAGCTGGACATCACCATATCCCAGGCCATCAGTGTTTTGAAGATCATAGAAGCGTCTTTTATAAGTGCTCAGGAAGGCAGAAGGGTTTCAAAAGAAGACGGAGGCTGGTAA
- a CDS encoding TIGR00730 family Rossman fold protein, which yields MKKITIYCGSRKGDSTVYETAARALTQEMIKRDHSLIYGAGRVGLMGVIADEMLGAGKEVLGIIPQKLVDREVAHRGCTELIIVETMRDRKWLMAERGDAFIAMPGGIGTLEELFEIMTLNQLHYIQKPLALYNVNGYYDKLIAFLNHAMEEGFMYPEQEELLIISDDPVDLLDRMSEYEARRPADWG from the coding sequence ATGAAGAAAATCACCATTTACTGTGGTTCACGAAAAGGAGATAGTACGGTCTATGAAACAGCTGCGAGAGCATTGACACAAGAGATGATCAAACGTGATCACTCGCTAATCTATGGAGCAGGAAGAGTAGGTTTGATGGGAGTGATTGCGGACGAAATGCTTGGGGCGGGAAAGGAAGTCTTGGGCATAATTCCACAGAAACTGGTAGATCGGGAAGTGGCCCACCGTGGTTGCACTGAGCTTATCATTGTGGAAACTATGCGTGACCGCAAGTGGCTGATGGCGGAACGTGGAGATGCATTTATTGCCATGCCTGGAGGCATAGGAACCCTGGAGGAACTCTTTGAGATCATGACGCTCAATCAACTTCATTATATCCAAAAACCGCTGGCACTTTATAATGTCAATGGCTATTATGATAAACTGATTGCTTTTTTAAACCATGCGATGGAGGAGGGATTTATGTATCCTGAACAAGAAGAACTGCTGATAATCTCGGACGATCCTGTTGATCTGCTGGACCGGATGTCAGAATATGAAGCAAGAAGACCTGCGGATTGGGGCTAA